The window aaagctactcgagggctatctgtgctaaccgtccctaatttagcagtgtaagactagagggaaggcagctagtcatcaccacccaccgccaactcttgggctactcttttaccaacgaaaagtgggattgatcgtaacattataacgccctgacggctgggagggcaagcatgtttggcgcgacgcgggcacgaacccgcgaccctcggattacgagtcgcgcgccttacacgcttagccatgccgggccgtatataTAGATagttataattatacattagtaacACACATAATTCAGAAGTTCAAAGCTTGATTTAAAATGGATTTATCACATTTGAACAGGTCAAAACCCTAAAGTGCCAAATAGGAAAAACATATCTGTTCAAAACTGCAGTTTCACACATAACTTTTGTGTTAAATTTCGATTCACACCCGCAAGATACACATGTTGTTTCGATAAGCTATTTCTGTCAGTATAATATCCAAGATTAACTTTCACTTATAACCTTATGCTTATTCATTCAGTGAGCATACAAAGTACCTACGAGCTTTTGATTAACCGAATAAAAAATTCTCAATATACGTGATCGAGAGAAAGTATATTATTACAGATTAAATAACCATTTGTTTGCGTATTCAACGAGCATAGTATATACTTACCTGTTCACAGGTCGACAGCTCTAAATGTAAGATGTTATCAGACCATGTCTCTGTCATATCCCAGACTGTGAAAATAAGACGTGGTAATTTCGCTCCTTCCGCAAGAGAAATTAGTGATGTCTTATTTGTTTGGTCAAGTCTAATTAAAAAATTGGAAGGGATTAAACGAAACACGGCATGCTGTTGATGTTCTTGTTGTTGAGGAAACAAATACTGACATATATTGATGGGTTCGAAGATTTGTTCAACATCAAGTTCCAATTTCTCCTCTTGTTCACTTTTTATAAGGCTTTGCCATTCACTATTTGGTGCCTTAAATTCCCAGTTACCTTAAAAACATAGATGTTCATCAAgttctttgtttgtgtttttcaggtATAATTTCATTATGTCTTAATCATCTGCATACCAAAATGttgtcatatatttaaaaaacatgtgTATTAGTTTTCTACGAGACAATCAAAACTATCACAttcaattgttattatttttaaacttcaaaatattttgattaattcgGTTTTCACTGGAAACAACTTACCTAAAGTATCTTGATTGTTTAATAGCACAGCCATTCCAAGATTCTCATTATCAAAGTCAGAATAAAAAGAAGCCACGACACTGAAGACTAAAACACCTTCTCTTAGCACTGAAGATGAAAATAATGTATTCGAATGTCTTTTAAAATCATAGAATGGGGCGATAATTTCCTTCTTTGCCTGCAATAATGACATGCACCGTAAcgtttatattatataatgtgagttttgaaagttatttaatCCATTCTTACAAGTGAGTTAAAAAATGAACCAAATTAGcttcaaaaactacaaaattagatataattaatattatattaagtataaataaatcaatttttgcTAACTATGAATAACTGCTACTACCTGTCCGATTTATTCTTACCAGTATCACTAactataaaaaggtttatttccTTTATCACTCTGTCGATAACGCTTGGACGTTTCTTTTCTGGTGATGCTCAATAAATTAatcgtcgcttagcaacaaaactatcgCATGATTATTCTAAAATCAACTGCTTATGTTGAAAGCTTGATATTCATGTttcattgatgtcgagaaaacccacttgtagagaaatatatatgcaaaaacggctcgtttgggttgaaaaaatattctatgtaaaattattttctcaacccaaacgagccgattttgcaTATATAgatattcatgtttgtttatttgttcaaaaggtttgatttttatttgttattctttgaTAATTTCGACGATATAACTCTAAAATATTCTAGCTCAAATTTGTTACGACATTGAGTTCAagccaaaagcaaaataaaattgatcAAGAAGTGTTTCAGCTAAGCTCTACGTCATGTTTATGTATTAGATATAATACTTAAATAACACTACAAATATGcctaatgtttaaaatgttttgagtgatgagtaaatgttaattaataaatatacttttcgtATTCTAACACATATATCACCTacttaaactgaaaacaaataaatgtttgttacaaTCTTTTGTCCTTTTTACTGTTGAAAAATTGTGTCGAAATGTCCGCAATACGCTTTCTCCTTCCTGACCTAGATTACAATTTAAATGTTCAAGTgtccttttttatgttttttacagtttgcgtgcgcttttcttatagcaatgtcATACTGAACTATCTGCTGCGTTCATCGAAGGAAATCGAATCCCTACTTTTAACCTGGGACGTCTTTTACAGCGAACACACGTATATTTCTTCACAATAACATTTCATGTTTTAgcgtaacatttattaaaatatggttaTTCAATAATTACTTTCAGACTGATGAATTAAGAGAAGAATAGGTGTATTTTGGggtacaaacaaatttattttagttaaattttataactttcattAATCATTCAATGATGGCTTCCCATAATTTTTGACCGCCTTTTATActagtatataaaatgtaatattgaaaTCTCATTTGCTAATATggttatttttaacaagtttgtgtttataaaatatttttattgtatggtTAATTGGAAGATCCAATGTTGGAGACCTGATATCGCTATAGTGCTCAACATTTCCTGCTTTCGTTGAGTTGATAAAATAGCAATGACTCCAATTATTTCATTCACAGCAAATTATCCTGATTTACTGTCTATAACCTTGTAAAATATTCAAATCGGACTATATCTGATTTCTAAAACATCTGTAGCATACCTGGCTGTTTACCGAACATGCGGTAAGTTTTTGTTTGGAATATTAATATACCAATTCCTTCGATATTTTaaggcattatatatatatatatatataaacaccttAAAAGGCAATTTTGATATGTTTATAATATCTTTGAAATGGACGTGTAAATAAACTCAATAAAATAATTGCACGTAATCAAAGGcgtaaggttgtttgtttgtttttaatttgatgtttCTAAAAGGTGTGATGTAGAAATCTAAGCTATTTGCTAATATCTTTTCTTTGAATCACAATTCATAATGAAACCAGGAGTAACCCTTTAATAGCCGCGACGCTTGACATTCTTTGAGGTAGGATTAGGGCAAATTAATGTATGAGTATTTTATTTCCTTATCATTTGCTTAATATTTGTGCACCACCAATAAATACTAAACGTGATACCCGATTAAATTTTGTTGCTTTTCAGATTCTGTATCATCCTACCCTAAACTTGAAGTTTTTAGGCggaattacagtaaattaatctatgagaccttgacCGTGGTTAACTACATCAATCTAAAGGGTTTAAACCTCGTATGTCCAAAtgtgtaattaaatctcaaaaaaaaattaaagtgaagaCGGCgctatgaactaaaagtttgtacttgaaaaaaaaacaaacagagaagtTCTATGATCCACTATGCCGTGGACAAATATTAtagattattttgaatattaacgTTTCTAATAATCACAGCTTAGGTATATGCGCTTGTggcacataaaataaataattttttttcagaaacatgATTGATAACATCACTTATCACATGTTTATGTGACATTTTGTATATACCTACGTAATCGTTATATGGAAGCATACAGAGGTTCTTAGTTTAGATATTTATTGTACGTTTGTGAAACTATACACCAGAATTcgatacattatataaaaaatatcataccCATAATAGCCAAgttctgaattaaaatatttttgatgtcgTAATTTAATGGCTCATttctagtaaataaataattatattttatatcataatcAAACATAACCTTCACAATAATAAAAGATATAGTCACCTTAACTTAGTAGATGTATGTGtagtttaattacaatattgtagAATCAATCAATTTTGTGTTTCTATAGTTTGATccacaaacataatttataaattaaaaccaaTGTAAATAATAGCGTCCACCAGATGAATTATGTTTAGTTAGTTATAAAAGGAAAATCACATTCTGatacatattaatttcatttatacagTGTCTTAAATTTTAAGTTGGTGTAAAAGCAGAAATAAAATAACCCTATTTAGTTTATTCATTCTTATGATTCAAATTTGAGCTGAAAATTTTACCCTTAGTGTCAATCGTTTAACGTCCATAATAACATCTTGGCTCCACATGTCTTTGGCTTTCAAAACAAACGATAGGCTGAAATTTCCAAAATAATCTGGATTTGTTTCAATCCAGATTTGGTCTTTGAGAGAGATCTGACGAGCGTCTTCAAAACTgacaaatataaaatcaatataaatgtgGTGAACAATGGGCTTACCTATCAGAGCAGAAAAAAGTATGAGAAActatttttcaatgtttaaataataacgATATATTGAAGAAGAAACTGATGTTATAGTGTTATagttatgttatataatgttcaGTTATGTCTATTAAATTtgagaataaaaaaatgaatactttTGTGGAAAAGTCGTTAATTCTTGTTCTGTTAGATGAAGTTCTACAAAtgtgttaacataaaaaaatattccatCATCATTCGcctatacattataaaatatacgttACACTTTGGTATTATTATGAATGCATAATTCAAAGAACATAACATTAATACGAACTCATTAATTTATAATGCTATTAAACTTTATAACTAATCACATAATATATCAGAAATGCTTCATCTACGCATTTCACTTCGTAactaaaatacaaactttttaaTTTAGCACCAGAGGAATAGGTGCTACAGAAACGTACGTTCTACACATATATTATCACTACAACTATTTTAATGAATCATTAAGACATAATTTATTGCTAAACAATTCATACCTATTTgcgtttttataacaaatattaataatttaataagttgtgtattCCAAAATATTACCTAAAATTTAAGTTATAACTGTGTTACATTTGGTTGTTGTAActtatttcatttcaattttatCTGCCCCTAACAAGTTACGTAATACCATTTTGTActttacttgtttaaaattttctttttttcttttttttacaataatggCGCCCGTTGCAAAGAAAGGAAAAATAGAAGAATAACGATTATAGTATTTGTCTAGACCACGCTCCTGTGACATCCAGGAATGTTCTTCAATAATAAGATACAACGACGATACATGTAGAGATTAACAACGAGCTTACTTTTTCAAGTTTCATAACATATCACttctaaaaatattgaaatacactTAGAGTAGTGAGTTTTATACGCCTGATCAAGATATTTTGTGGAGGCAATGTCGGTTATGATCTTCGtattacttaaacaaacaaaacacaataaattcAGTTTGATGTTGACAGCACTGGTTAAAATGCTCATACTATTTTTAAAGACATTATGATATTCAtacaataatcaaaatattaacattaatcttacctTAATATGTCATTATTGGGTTCCTCAATTCTCAGCGTTAATCCTTTCCTTTGTTCAATGGATATATCTGGAACCAGCTCTAGATGTGTTGGTATACTCAGGAAATGCTCTTGTATTATAAACCTATCTAACCACTTTCCTGAATGTGACATTAACATTTTCTCAATAAAAGAAGGTTTATCTAGATCGGAACCTGGAGACAAATTGACAACAACATtactatataaattaaatatacactttaataatttatatgtatatgttacaCATACGCTAATTCTCGCGTCACAAATTCAAGTTTCTGAAGTAATCCCTATATAAAGctataaacaacattttttgttcttaactcgtatttgtttgttttttaatttcgcgtacaGCTACACGtgtgctatttgcgctagccgtccttaatttagcagtgtaaaactggagggaatgcagttagttatcaccatccaccgccaactcgtgggctactcttttaccaacgaatagtaggattcaccatAGCATTATAGCTCCCCCACTGTTGAAAAAGccaacatgtttagtgcgacagggattcgaaaacGCGACTCTTATATTAAGAATTGAGCGCcataaccgcctggccatgccgggcctcttcacTCGTGACTATCACAGGTAAAATTCTTCTATTTGAATCGCACATGGATGACACAGAAATGCTGTATATAATGCTGAATCACTTTACAATAAcgcatttttatgtattatatattaactACACATGTTAAAGTTAGAAGACAAACCATAAATCtaatgtggcctggcatggcctagcgcgttaaaacgtgcgcttcgtaatctgagggtcgcgggtttgcgcccgaatcgcgccaaacatgctcgccctcccagccgtgggggcgttataatcaatcccacttttcgttggtaaaagagtagcccaagatttggcggtgggtggagagcactagctgccttccctctagtcttacactgctaaattagggacggctagcacagatagcccccgagtagctttgtgcgaaattccaaaacaaacaaacaaacaataaatctaattattaataaaaattattatgctATTGATAATTTTCATGATGAAACAGAATCgcaattgttaaaatatatttgaatgtttgACGTTTGTCTATTTTATATGCAATACATGTTCTGTTCATAAAAGTTTTTGATGTGACATTTTATGTTAATGGAGTGTTTCTTATATCACTTGTGCAGTTAGGTTAAAGTGAGGAATCAAACAGCCTAATTACACAAATGTTTCTAcgtttaattttcataaatattgtatactgattgttttggttttggtttgaattttgcgcaaagccatacgagggctgtctgcgctagccgtccctaatttagcagtgtaagactagaggaaaggcagctagtcataaccactcaccgccaactcttgagctactcttttaccaatgaatattgggattgaccgtcatattataacgctcccacagttgaaagggcgagcatgtttggtgtaacgaggatttgaactcgcaaccgtcggattatgaatcgagtaccttaacaacctggccatgccaggcctactaaTTGTTAACACCTAAATTCGC of the Tachypleus tridentatus isolate NWPU-2018 chromosome 13, ASM421037v1, whole genome shotgun sequence genome contains:
- the LOC143236501 gene encoding uncharacterized protein LOC143236501; translated protein: MSLLQAKKEIIAPFYDFKRHSNTLFSSSVLREGVLVFSVVASFYSDFDNENLGMAVLLNNQDTLGNWEFKAPNSEWQSLIKSEQEEKLELDVEQIFEPINICQYLFPQQQEHQQHAVFRLIPSNFLIRLDQTNKTSLISLAEGAKLPRLIFTVWDMTETWSDNILHLELSTCEQIFSESKLLSPMASFLYGVEFDCSNGPVIHQFLHLDKCGVCGSDGTSCLDCRGILYGDSTYDCGICVDKRNSSNSQHRDCLEVCGGQNTMLLF